The sequence below is a genomic window from Thalassomonas haliotis.
TGGTGGAGGTTTCAACCTTGCTGGCAAGCCCCAAAAAATACCAAAGCGAGCCAAGCACAATTTCAGGCAAGGTGGTTAAAGTATGCAAAAAGCGCGGTTGCTGGATGGATCTTGCGACAGATAAACCGTATCAAAGCTTAACCATCAAAGTGCCGGACGGAAAAATGGTGTTTCCGATGAGTGCTATCGGTAAAACCGCCTATGCAACCGGCACCTTGTCTGAACGTAAGCTGGATGTCGCGCAAGCCAGGGAATACCTGGCGCACAGGGCACAAGAAAACCAAACAGCCTTTGATCCGGCTTCGGTGTCTGAAGGCATGACGGTATACCGCTTTTCACCGCAGGGAGTGACACTCTCTGATTAACCAGGCTTGCTTTGCTGATTAACCCTGAGAGCGCCCATTTTAAATGGGTGCTCTCCTAATCTTTTGCAAGTCTGTTATTTAGCTAAAGCTTTATAGTCGTCTTCCTCGCTCTTTAGCAAAGCCTGGAAAATAGCTGCGTGAGTATTAAACCGATTCTGTTTCGGTATTCTGTTCGCTTTTCTTATGCAGTTCGGTGACTTTATTTTGTCCCTTTTCTTCGTCGCGGGCGCGGTAGGCTACCTTGCTGTAAGATTTTAGCAGCGGCATTACTTTTTTATATTCTTTTTCGCTCCAGCTGGCGCCATAGAAATTCAGCTTGTCGTTCACCTGGAAATAATGTTCTTTTTTGCAGGAGATTTTCAGGCCGTTGGGCAGCTGCATGATCAGCGAAGCGTCCAGTTCGTGCTGGGTAATAAAACCGACGCCGCCGATACTGATGTCTTTGATAATGGCCTGTGCCTGGAAAATATCGAAGAACAGGAAACGCCGGTATATTTTGACCGGTACACCTGAGGTTTGGTATACCAGCGGCACTTCACCCGACTGGAAATGCCAGCGATAATATTTGCGGTTGATGTCTTTACCAATATCCATATCAGTTACTTGTCTCATCCAGTAAAATTTGTGAGCGTAATACCGGCTGGTTTGCCCGGGCATCTTCAAAGGCGTTGTTGATAACATTGCCTGAATTATTATTTGGCGCTTGCGTATCGGCATCCGCCGGTGCCTGGTTAAACAGCAGGCTCAGCGCTTGCTCTGCCTGTTCGGTCAGCAATAATAACTCAATTCTGCGGTTGATGCTGGATTTCGGCTGCTCTTTGTCAATCAGCATAGTATCCGACATGGCCACCACCTGGGCGACCCTTTGTTTCGGCATGCCGCCGATTTCCAACATTTGCCTGGCCTGCAATGCCCGCTGGCTTGATAGCTCCCAGTTGGTAAAGGCAGCGTTATGAAACCGGGCGGAGTCGGTATGGCCTGAAATCATCACCCGGTTGTCTATCTGGGCGAATATCGGCGCCAGTGAGCGCAGTACATCCTGGAAAAACGGTGTCATCATGGCGCTGCCGCGTGTAAACATTTTATTGTTCTCGTCATCCCGCAGTAAAATACGTAAGCCCTGGGGCACCACTTCTACTTCGATATTGTCTACCGCGCCTATGCTGTCGGCAATGGCTTCAAGTTCTGACGCCAGCAGTGCCAGTTGATCCGGGTTATTGACTTTACCTTTAAACAGGGAATTCATTTCCGGCAAATTGCCATAACCATTGTCGCCTTCTTCATTGGCGGTTTTCTGGTTCAGGGAGCGGGCGGTTTTTTGCGACTTGCGGATGGCATCGGGATCCAGGCGGTTATTGGTGTCGAGTACGGAGAAGTCTTCGCCAAAATCGATCGGGTGCGGGCTGTTGCTTAAGTCAAAAGGGTTATTTTTACCGTCAAATACCGAGTAAGTACGCAGCCGCTCGGTAAACTCGGTTCTTTCGTCGATATTGGAGGCGGCGAGGATCCACAGCACCATAAACAGCGCCATCATCGCCAGGGTAAAATCGGCAAAGGCGACTTTCCAGGCGCCGCCGGCTTCTTTCTTTTTTTTACGCCGGTTCTGGCGTTTGATGATTAT
It includes:
- a CDS encoding OmpA family protein; the encoded protein is MSETIIIKRQNRRKKKKEAGGAWKVAFADFTLAMMALFMVLWILAASNIDERTEFTERLRTYSVFDGKNNPFDLSNSPHPIDFGEDFSVLDTNNRLDPDAIRKSQKTARSLNQKTANEEGDNGYGNLPEMNSLFKGKVNNPDQLALLASELEAIADSIGAVDNIEVEVVPQGLRILLRDDENNKMFTRGSAMMTPFFQDVLRSLAPIFAQIDNRVMISGHTDSARFHNAAFTNWELSSQRALQARQMLEIGGMPKQRVAQVVAMSDTMLIDKEQPKSSINRRIELLLLTEQAEQALSLLFNQAPADADTQAPNNNSGNVINNAFEDARANQPVLRSQILLDETSN
- a CDS encoding DUF4920 domain-containing protein: MKLFALKKSLVVLMLLASWQGQAKQVTFGAGADMDKLVEVSTLLASPKKYQSEPSTISGKVVKVCKKRGCWMDLATDKPYQSLTIKVPDGKMVFPMSAIGKTAYATGTLSERKLDVAQAREYLAHRAQENQTAFDPASVSEGMTVYRFSPQGVTLSD